Proteins encoded in a region of the Mucispirillum schaedleri ASF457 genome:
- a CDS encoding AAA family ATPase codes for MIKSITMKNIGSYKETKLETDKRINLIFGFNGTGKTLLSKNIKIDNEYIEWDEKNIDEIITFNTDYILKNFYEVKEKFEPVFYMGQNPNIIEKNDTIKNKINNITEEIRQLEYNTNNEVNKSSLIIMKKNHQEKLEKLIWNIKVELEKKDIGTILLKDMNKKGKSLFLKSFLDKKIIQHNDVTSSDIYTKLYRLKNDTGITPTLEYLNLDNIKKIISNDIFNKIIVGNKNSKISEYIEKLNNAEWVKQGYTAYIEKDNNICPFCQKETITNEFINSLKEYFDISYNNDINLLNKLLNNFDDELNLLNKNNYIDNKYIQAEIKIFDEKYYSLINKLNIISRQIREKILKPNIEINLENIDNELDQLNNFINYINKKIDNDNNEINNQEATKTYLVNIFWSIKKTELQQYINDINNEIKQLDKQIIVCNNKIIEKNKELTTLKKEYEENLTKFKNVEEAKKNINNQLKNMGFDYFYIDNYIDETIINSPEEDKHKYKLVRKDQNNNQDFHSFSEGEKMIISFLYFIEKCKSAAKIKNIIVVIDDPISSISNNNLFEIAFIIRKLTELKNQQTELFKQFFILTHNIYFFDELKRTINHDASKLFQIYRTDKGSIIGSLNEKNLYKYLAFWQTYKEITIKKNINQILLPNTMRNILEFFYSIILKDDFNKLKNDSKYSSLYRFVNKETHFFTDEYETLPVDKYIALFEQLFKDKNYAHHFKAMIKE; via the coding sequence ATGATTAAATCTATTACTATGAAAAATATAGGCAGTTATAAAGAAACAAAGTTAGAAACAGATAAAAGAATAAATCTTATTTTTGGTTTTAATGGAACGGGCAAGACATTATTATCAAAAAATATTAAAATAGATAATGAATATATTGAATGGGATGAAAAAAATATTGATGAAATTATTACATTCAATACTGATTATATATTAAAAAATTTTTATGAAGTGAAAGAAAAATTTGAACCTGTGTTTTATATGGGACAAAATCCGAATATAATAGAAAAAAATGATACAATAAAAAATAAGATTAATAATATTACTGAAGAAATTAGACAATTAGAATATAATACAAATAACGAAGTTAATAAATCATCGCTTATTATAATGAAGAAAAACCATCAAGAAAAGCTTGAAAAATTAATATGGAACATAAAAGTAGAACTTGAGAAAAAAGATATAGGGACAATACTATTAAAAGATATGAATAAAAAAGGAAAAAGTCTTTTTTTGAAATCTTTTTTAGACAAGAAAATCATTCAACATAACGATGTGACAAGTAGTGATATTTATACAAAATTATACAGATTAAAAAATGATACAGGAATTACACCAACTTTAGAATATTTGAATTTAGATAATATAAAAAAAATTATTTCTAATGATATTTTCAATAAAATAATTGTAGGAAATAAAAATAGTAAAATATCTGAATATATTGAAAAATTAAATAATGCAGAATGGGTAAAACAAGGATATACAGCCTATATAGAAAAAGATAATAATATATGTCCATTTTGTCAAAAAGAAACAATAACTAATGAGTTTATTAATTCTTTAAAAGAATATTTTGATATTTCATATAATAATGATATTAATTTATTAAACAAGTTACTAAATAATTTTGATGATGAGTTAAATTTATTAAATAAAAATAATTATATAGATAATAAATATATACAGGCAGAAATAAAAATTTTTGATGAAAAATATTATAGTCTAATTAATAAATTAAATATAATCTCTAGACAAATAAGAGAAAAAATTTTAAAACCTAATATAGAAATTAATTTAGAAAATATAGATAATGAGTTAGACCAACTTAATAATTTTATAAATTATATTAATAAAAAAATTGATAATGATAATAATGAAATTAATAATCAAGAAGCAACAAAAACATATTTAGTTAACATATTTTGGAGTATCAAAAAAACAGAATTGCAACAATATATAAATGATATAAATAATGAAATTAAGCAACTTGACAAACAAATAATTGTATGTAACAATAAAATCATAGAAAAAAATAAAGAATTAACTACACTTAAAAAAGAATATGAAGAAAATCTTACAAAATTTAAAAATGTAGAAGAAGCAAAAAAAAATATTAATAATCAATTAAAAAATATGGGATTTGATTATTTTTATATTGATAACTATATAGATGAAACAATTATTAATAGTCCAGAAGAAGATAAACATAAATATAAATTAGTAAGAAAAGACCAAAATAATAATCAAGACTTTCATTCTTTTAGTGAAGGCGAAAAAATGATTATTAGCTTTCTATATTTCATAGAAAAATGTAAGTCAGCAGCAAAAATAAAAAATATTATTGTAGTTATTGATGACCCAATCAGCAGTATTTCAAATAATAATTTATTTGAAATAGCTTTTATCATAAGAAAATTAACTGAATTAAAAAATCAACAAACTGAATTATTTAAACAATTTTTTATATTGACACATAACATCTATTTTTTTGATGAGTTAAAAAGGACTATTAATCATGATGCTAGTAAACTATTTCAAATTTATAGAACAGATAAAGGCTCCATTATTGGCTCTCTAAATGAGAAAAACTTATATAAATATCTTGCTTTTTGGCAAACTTACAAAGAAATAACTATCAAAAAAAATATAAATCAAATTTTATTACCAAATACTATGAGAAATATACTTGAATTTTTTTACTCTATTATTTTGAAAGATGATTTTAATAAATTAAAAAATGATTCTAAATATTCAAGCCTATATAGATTTGTTAATAAAGAAACACATTTCTTTACTGATGAATATGAAACATTGCCAGTTGATAAATATATTGCTCTTTTTGAACAATTATTTAAAGATAAAAATTATGCACATCATTTCAAGGCAATGATTAAAGAATAA
- a CDS encoding Fic family protein, producing MERGLQGRYEILRLGGEEVRSFIPNELPLKQLLQLNTEISKKLDNALVSLGRLDSISEILPDSSLFLYMYVRKEAVLSSMIEGTQSSISDLLVYELEGIPGVPMDDAMEVSNYVKALEYGVKCIDEGFPISSRLFKKIHNILLSKGRGSKKEPGQYRLSQNWIGGTRPGNAVYVPPPPDMVDKCMGNLENFLHDIKSVTPVLLKAAISHVQFETIHPFLDGNGRLGRLLISLLLYENKILQKPLLYLSLYFKIHRQEYYEHLTNVRVKGDWEKWIDFFADAVIHTSNQAVRTARNLINLINDDEAKVNNIGRASSTALTVYRCFVKNPILNAGAIQNQSSLSTATIHSSLENLVTLGILEEVSQKKRNKIFAYKEYINILNEGTE from the coding sequence ATGGAAAGAGGTTTACAGGGCAGATATGAGATATTAAGACTTGGAGGAGAAGAAGTTCGTTCATTTATCCCCAATGAATTGCCTTTAAAACAGCTTTTACAGTTAAATACAGAAATTTCTAAAAAGCTGGATAATGCACTTGTATCATTAGGCAGGCTTGACAGTATTTCAGAAATACTGCCAGATTCTTCATTATTTTTATATATGTATGTAAGAAAAGAAGCAGTCCTATCATCTATGATAGAAGGCACTCAGTCTTCAATATCAGATTTATTAGTATATGAATTAGAAGGCATTCCAGGCGTCCCTATGGATGATGCAATGGAAGTAAGTAACTATGTTAAAGCATTAGAATATGGTGTAAAGTGCATAGATGAAGGTTTTCCAATATCCAGCAGATTATTTAAAAAAATACATAATATATTATTATCAAAAGGCAGAGGCAGCAAAAAAGAGCCGGGGCAGTATAGATTAAGCCAGAACTGGATAGGCGGCACAAGACCTGGTAATGCGGTATATGTGCCACCGCCACCAGATATGGTAGATAAATGTATGGGTAATCTTGAAAATTTTTTACATGATATAAAAAGTGTTACACCTGTATTACTGAAAGCCGCCATAAGCCATGTGCAGTTTGAAACAATACATCCATTTTTAGATGGTAATGGTAGATTAGGCAGGCTTTTAATTTCCCTGCTGCTTTATGAAAATAAAATTTTACAAAAGCCGTTACTATATTTAAGCTTATATTTCAAAATTCACAGGCAGGAATATTATGAGCATTTAACAAATGTAAGAGTAAAAGGTGACTGGGAAAAGTGGATAGATTTTTTTGCAGATGCTGTTATCCATACATCTAATCAGGCTGTAAGAACAGCAAGAAATTTAATAAATCTGATAAATGATGATGAAGCAAAAGTAAATAACATAGGCAGGGCATCAAGCACAGCATTAACAGTATACAGATGCTTTGTAAAAAATCCTATATTAAATGCTGGTGCAATACAAAACCAAAGCAGTTTAAGCACAGCAACTATACATTCAAGTTTGGAAAATTTAGTTACTTTAGGTATATTAGAAGAAGTTTCACAAAAGAAAAGAAATAAAATATTTGCATATAAAGAATATATAAATATATTAAATGAAGGCACTGAATAA
- a CDS encoding type I restriction endonuclease subunit R has protein sequence MNNTLPNYDEKSTSQFSAVKQLINMGYNYLTREKVRDILHKQDYKYLLEEITFQAMRKLNDESVSDKSILNRIYEIQKTNFDNGSESASLNIYNMLTMAESAQEFVDGKKTDGSIKIIDWENVENNIYHVTTEYNIIDKKNIRIDIVVFINGIPCAIIENKKPSVAVDEAIKQIIKNSTGSDALYFFLFPQIYIATNITNLKYGTYKTPNAYYNMWKEKYTTDEYNDKLLYTINNKLDDDTLNKVLKDLSIKKYNYTINDEPSEQDIGIYGLLQKERVIDIIKNFILFDKNIKKIARYNQYFAVKKTFASLSTYNENGVRNGGLIWHTQGSGKSLTMVILAKLILKKIPLARIFIVTDRIDLDEQIKDTFVNNNLGTKIEKASSGKDLVDRLKTKEYNSITTTLIHKFNITECIDDDSDIFIFVDEAHRTQDGITHATMRAVMPKACIIGFTGTPLMTKTESRTIQKFNNNLIDTYKMKDAEIDKAVCELVYQGRFAEQKLDKIMADFKFDRITKTLNEKQKQDLIKKYVSSTLMKENSKYIYVVATDIYEHFIANFKGSGLKGQIVAPSKYAAVCFHKWFQEYHQSVKKDKVLNTAVVISDDNKYDNTGSTDDEDIDYNNVVAKFLENIKKEKSLKKYERETIDKFKKDTDEIEILIVVNKLLTGFDAPRNTVLYLVKQLENHNLMQAIARVNRVFDGDNNKQKKNNGLIIDYSANAQNLKDAMQLFSGFNPSDVENMLKNTDDLIAELQNIFNQMRKTFKNIPNTAPIEKYVDFLKQADNSFERELFYNNVNKCIDVFNSCLSLPDFYTKLSPAAISEYKNTLKSYVEIKKATKIAMAEIIDFSKYKNQLKKILDEHLSADEVTVLTKEINISNSKEFNSFIEDNKTGLSKKSQADAIAAQTKKIIKERYSQDEEFYQKFSDIIDDIIKRLKLIKEEDIDALLQEVKQVQEQVTAYKDNSENLPDSIRNNTNTHPYFRKLKNEFRDKNLQEVAEITLYIYNIIAQNKKVDFHKKIDIKNKVLNMIQDYFIDELELTDYNKIGTLSEEIWNIAVANR, from the coding sequence ATGAATAACACCTTACCTAATTACGATGAAAAAAGTACATCTCAATTTTCTGCTGTTAAGCAGCTTATAAATATGGGTTATAATTATCTTACTAGGGAAAAAGTTAGAGATATTTTACATAAGCAGGACTATAAATATCTGTTAGAAGAAATCACTTTCCAAGCTATGCGGAAGCTAAATGATGAAAGTGTTTCTGATAAAAGTATATTAAATAGAATATATGAGATACAAAAAACGAACTTTGATAATGGTAGTGAAAGTGCTTCATTAAATATATATAATATGCTAACTATGGCAGAAAGTGCCCAAGAGTTTGTAGATGGTAAAAAAACTGATGGCAGTATAAAAATAATAGACTGGGAAAATGTAGAAAATAATATATACCATGTTACTACAGAATATAATATTATAGATAAAAAGAATATCCGTATAGATATTGTAGTATTTATAAATGGCATACCTTGTGCAATTATAGAAAATAAAAAGCCTTCTGTTGCAGTTGATGAAGCAATTAAGCAGATTATAAAAAATAGCACTGGCAGTGATGCACTATACTTTTTCTTATTTCCGCAGATATATATAGCTACAAATATTACTAACTTAAAATATGGCACATATAAAACTCCAAATGCTTATTATAATATGTGGAAAGAAAAATATACTACTGATGAATATAATGATAAACTATTATATACTATAAATAATAAATTAGATGATGATACTCTAAATAAGGTATTAAAAGACTTAAGCATAAAAAAATATAACTATACAATAAATGATGAACCATCAGAGCAGGATATAGGTATATATGGGCTTTTACAAAAAGAAAGGGTTATAGATATTATTAAAAACTTTATACTTTTTGATAAAAATATTAAAAAAATAGCCCGTTATAACCAATATTTTGCAGTGAAAAAAACATTTGCAAGCCTTAGCACATATAATGAAAATGGTGTGCGAAATGGTGGGCTTATATGGCATACACAAGGTAGTGGCAAATCTCTTACTATGGTAATACTTGCAAAACTTATACTTAAAAAAATACCACTTGCCCGCATATTCATTGTTACAGATAGAATAGATTTAGATGAGCAGATAAAAGATACTTTTGTAAATAATAACCTTGGTACAAAAATAGAAAAAGCTAGTAGCGGAAAAGATTTAGTAGATAGATTAAAAACAAAAGAATATAACTCTATTACTACTACACTTATACATAAATTTAATATTACTGAATGTATAGATGATGATAGCGATATTTTTATATTTGTAGATGAAGCCCATAGAACTCAAGATGGTATTACACATGCCACTATGCGAGCAGTTATGCCAAAAGCCTGTATTATTGGCTTTACTGGCACACCGCTTATGACAAAAACAGAAAGTAGAACAATACAAAAATTTAATAATAACTTAATAGATACATATAAAATGAAAGATGCTGAAATTGATAAGGCAGTATGTGAGCTTGTATATCAAGGCAGGTTTGCAGAACAAAAACTTGATAAAATAATGGCTGATTTTAAGTTTGATAGAATCACTAAAACATTAAATGAAAAACAAAAGCAAGATTTAATAAAAAAATATGTTTCTAGCACTTTAATGAAAGAAAATAGTAAATATATATATGTGGTGGCAACAGATATATATGAGCATTTTATAGCTAATTTTAAAGGCTCAGGGCTTAAAGGGCAGATAGTAGCACCATCTAAATATGCAGCAGTATGCTTTCACAAATGGTTTCAAGAATATCATCAGTCTGTAAAAAAAGATAAAGTGCTTAATACGGCAGTAGTGATTTCTGATGATAATAAATATGATAATACTGGCTCTACTGATGATGAAGATATAGACTATAATAATGTGGTAGCAAAATTTTTAGAAAATATTAAAAAAGAAAAATCACTTAAAAAATATGAAAGAGAAACGATAGATAAATTTAAAAAAGATACTGATGAAATAGAAATATTAATAGTAGTTAATAAACTTTTAACTGGCTTTGATGCTCCACGAAATACTGTGCTTTACCTTGTAAAACAGCTAGAAAACCATAACTTAATGCAGGCTATAGCTAGAGTAAATAGAGTGTTTGACGGAGATAATAACAAACAGAAAAAAAATAATGGGCTTATTATAGATTATTCTGCTAATGCCCAAAACTTAAAAGATGCTATGCAGCTTTTTTCTGGCTTTAACCCAAGCGATGTGGAAAATATGCTGAAAAATACAGATGATTTAATAGCGGAATTACAAAATATTTTTAACCAAATGAGAAAAACATTTAAAAATATTCCTAATACTGCACCTATTGAAAAATATGTAGACTTTTTAAAACAAGCTGATAACTCTTTTGAAAGAGAACTTTTTTATAATAATGTAAATAAGTGTATAGATGTATTTAATTCTTGCCTTTCACTGCCAGATTTTTATACAAAACTTTCCCCTGCTGCGATTAGTGAATATAAAAATACACTTAAAAGCTATGTGGAAATAAAAAAGGCTACTAAAATTGCAATGGCTGAAATTATTGACTTTTCTAAATATAAAAACCAACTGAAAAAAATATTAGATGAACATTTATCAGCTGATGAAGTTACTGTACTTACAAAAGAAATAAATATTAGTAACTCAAAAGAATTTAATAGCTTTATTGAAGATAATAAAACAGGGCTTTCTAAAAAATCACAAGCTGATGCAATCGCTGCACAAACTAAAAAAATTATTAAAGAAAGATATTCTCAAGATGAAGAATTTTATCAAAAATTTTCAGATATAATTGATGATATTATTAAAAGGCTTAAACTTATAAAAGAAGAAGATATTGATGCACTTTTACAGGAAGTAAAACAAGTGCAAGAACAAGTTACAGCATATAAAGATAATTCTGAAAACTTACCAGATAGTATTAGAAATAATACTAATACTCATCCTTATTTTAGGAAATTAAAAAATGAATTTAGGGATAAAAACCTGCAAGAAGTAGCGGAAATCACTTTATATATTTATAATATTATAGCTCAAAATAAAAAAGTAGATTTTCATAAGAAAATAGATATTAAAAATAAAGTGCTTAATATGATACAAGACTACTTTATAGATGAACTTGAACTGACAGATTATAATAAAATAGGCACTCTTTCAGAAGAAATATGGAATATTGCTGTGGCTAATAGGTAA
- a CDS encoding M48 family metallopeptidase yields the protein MDIYKYIKEKILIEKENRKTLALIVHPDLNITLKAPLEAEECIINKFIEKRTVWAFKQLEYFKQFQNKQVQSYVSGSNVKYLGRQYMLKVEKSESDYVTFNKNRFFLYTKQHDNIEYNKNILDKFMYHKAEVIFYKELLNCLATFKDMETPRLKIRQLNKRWGSYLNNTIILNPALIMVDKKSIRYVITHELCHYYYKDHSKEFYALLSSKIPNWQEIKHKMELKILTYR from the coding sequence ATGGATATTTATAAATATATTAAAGAAAAAATATTAATAGAAAAAGAAAATAGAAAAACACTTGCTTTAATTGTGCACCCAGATTTAAATATTACATTAAAAGCACCATTAGAAGCAGAAGAATGCATTATTAATAAATTTATTGAAAAACGGACAGTATGGGCTTTTAAACAACTAGAATATTTTAAGCAGTTCCAAAATAAGCAAGTGCAAAGTTATGTTTCTGGCTCTAATGTAAAATATCTTGGCAGGCAGTATATGCTAAAAGTAGAAAAATCTGAAAGTGATTATGTTACATTTAATAAAAATAGGTTTTTCCTTTATACAAAACAGCATGATAATATAGAATATAATAAAAATATACTTGATAAATTTATGTATCATAAAGCAGAAGTAATATTTTATAAAGAGCTTTTAAACTGCCTTGCTACATTTAAAGATATGGAAACACCTAGACTTAAAATAAGGCAATTAAATAAACGCTGGGGCAGTTACTTAAATAATACAATAATACTTAACCCTGCATTAATTATGGTAGATAAAAAATCTATCCGATATGTGATAACACATGAACTATGCCACTATTATTATAAAGACCATTCAAAAGAATTCTATGCCCTGCTTTCTAGCAAAATACCTAACTGGCAGGAAATAAAGCATAAGATGGAATTAAAAATATTGACTTATAGATAA